The Myxococcales bacterium genome includes the window CGCGGTCGCCGTCGCCTTGGCCAAGAGCCGACACAGCGCCACATCCACAGCCTGGTAGATATTCCCGCCGATGCCGGCTCGCCCCGCCGCCTTGCGCGTGGTGCCGATGGTGAAGCATACCGCGCGCGGGCGATAACGGCGCATCGCAGCCGCCATCGCCGCAAGCTCCCACGGCGTGGTGTCGATGGCGACGCGCTCACCAAGCGAAGCCAAGCGCGTCTGCCACACATCCAAATGTCCGGAATCCGGACGAATGTGCGCGATGACGTAACGGCCTCGTGCCGCGAGCTCCGCAACGAGCGCGCGCCCCACGAAACCCGTGGCGCCCGCCACAAAAATAAGGCCTCCACTGCGCAGTGCGTCATTCAAGTATTCCGGGGACTTATGATTTAAGGTCATGTGAGCCGCGATCACTATACGCAATGATTCGGCCGCTGGCTTGCGCTCCGTGTCGTACCTATGGTGTGAAGTCGCGGTAAATGGACATGCGCATGGGCTCGCCTCTCTCTTCTGTGATGACCTCGGATATGGTCGCGGCCACCGGCGTGCTAACGCGCGCGCGCGTGCCCAGCATCGCGATCAACATGCCAATCTACATGCCGGCTGCGCTCATGGAAGCCACCTATGGCGTCCAACTCGGCGGCGCCGTGCGCCCGAGCGTGTGGCGGCTGATCGAAGTCGTCGCGACGCAGCACAACCCATTTACCTCGCATTGGTGCGTCGGCGTTGCGGGCGCGGATCAAGCAGGCTCAACCCATGCCGAAGCGGATGGACCTTCGCGACGTCGCAGCCGCTGGTCGCTGTTTCGAATGTAGCTGGCGATGCCGCTACAGCGCTAACGACTGGCCATTGCCGCCTAGCAGCGCCCACCAACTCTTGATGCCGGTTGGGCGGTGTCGCGAAAGCGCCCGCAAATATTTCAGCTGTTGCTGGTTGGGCCACGGTCGGGCTGGCACGATGGCCGGCTGGCGCACGCGAACCGTCTCGATGGCGGCTGGTGTTGGAGGGGCAAAGCCTGGTTCGGTGGCAAGACGGAGCGAGCGCATGGAGACCATGGTTGCAAGCAAGAGGCCAAGCCAGCCGGTCGAGATCTCGCGCAGGAATCTAACTAGTTACCTGAGATCACACGATCTTTTGGCGCGCTAACTGGCTTGCGCGGCAACCAGCGCACGCAGGCCATGGCAACTACCCTAGTCGTTGGTACACTGAACGGATGCTCGCCGGCTTCTCGCCCTTGGTGCAGTCGTGGTTCGCGCAGCACTTCGGCACGCCAACCGAGGCGCAGGCGGCGGCGTGGCCACAAATTTTAGACGGCCGCGACACGCTCATCGCGGCGCCAACCGGCTCCGGCAAGACCTTGGCCGCGTGCATGTGCGCGCTCGATGCCCTGGTCGCGGCGCCGTTACTGCCGACCACGACCCACGTGCTCTACGTGTCGCCGCTCAAGGCGCTGTCGAACGACGTCGAGAAAAATCTGCAGCGGCCCCTCGCCGAATTGGCGAGCTTGGCGATCGCGCAGAATGTCCGGTTTCCGGACATAAAGCTCGGGCTGCGCACCGGCGATACGCCCGCCGCCGAGCGCGCGCGCATGGCCAAGACGCCGCCGCACATTTGGGTGACCACGCCCGAGTCGCTCTATATCTTGCTGACGTCCGAGAAGGGCCGCGCCGCGCTCGCGCACGTGCGGACCGTCATTGTCGATGAAATTCATGTGATGCTCGCCGACAAGCGCGGCGCACATCTGGCGCTGTCGCTGGAGCGGCTCGATCGCCTGGTGGCGCAGCACGGCAGCGCGCGGCCACAGCGCATCGGCCTCTCCGCTACCCAGCGGCCGCTCGAACGCGTCGGCCGTTTTTTAGTCGGGCACGGCCGCGCCCTGCCCGCCATCATCGACTCCGGTCATGCGCGCGCCATGGACATCGCGATCGACGAGACCAACGACGAGCTCGCGGCGGTGGCCTCGGGCGAGCAGCTCGGCCGCGTCTACGACCGCATCGCGCAATTGGTGCAGGCCCACACGACGACGCTGGTTTTCGTCAACACGCGCCGCATGGTCGAGCGCGTGGCGCGGGCGCTTGAGGAGCGGCTTGGCGAAGATCAAGTCGTTGCGCATCACGGCTCGATGTCGCGCGAATTGCGCTTGGCGGCAGAACAACGCCTCAAGACCGGTGCGGTGCGCTGCGCGGTGGCCACGGCTTCGCTGGAGCTCGGCATCGACGTTGGCGCGGTGGACTTGGTGGTGCAGCTCGGCTCGCCGCGTGCGATTGCCACCTTCTTGCAGCGCGTCGGCCGCTCGGGCCATACGCGACACGGCTTGCCTAAAGGCCGCATGTTCGCGCTTACCCGCGATCAGCTCATCGAGTGCGCGGCGTTGGTGCGCGGCGTGCGGCGCGGCAACCTCGACGAGCTGCACATGCGGCATTGGCCGCTCGATGTGCTGTGCCAGCAAATTACCGCGATGTGCGCCAACGAAGAGCTTGGCGAGGACGAGCTGTTTACGATGGTGTGCCAAGCGGCGCAGTTTGCCGCCTTGCCGCGCGAGCAATTTGACGCCGTGTTGCACATGTTGGCCGAGGGCGTCTCCGAGCGCCGCGGCCGCGGCGGCGCAACGATCTTTCGCGATCGCGTCAACGGCCGCTTGCGCGGGCGCAAGGGCGCGCGGCTGATCGCCATCCAAAATGGTGGCGCGATTCCCGACAACGCCAACTACGCGGTGGTGACGTGGCCATCCGAGGCGCGCGTCGGCGAAGTCGACGAAGATTTCGCCATCGACAGCAGCGCGGGCGATGTCTTTCAATTGGGAGGCACCTCCTGGCGGATCCAACGCATCGAAAATGGCCGCGTGCTGGTGGAAGACGCTCAGGGCGCGCCGCCGAGCATTCCGTTTTGGTTTGGCGAGGCCCCGGCGCGCACGCGCGAGCTGTCGCAAGAGGTCTCGGCGTTGCGGCGCGAGCTCGATGTGGCGCTGCAAGCCGGCACCCCGCACGAACAAATCGCCGCGTGGTTGATGGACCAGGCCAGCATGTCTCGCACGTTCGCGGCGCAGACCGTTGCCTACCTCGCCGCCGGCCGCGAGGCGCTGGGCGCCATGCCGAGCGACACCCTCATTATAGCCGAGCGATTTTTCGACGAGGCGGGCGGCATGCAGCTGGTGATCCACTCGCCGCTCGGCGGCCGCATCAACCGCGCGTGGGGCCTGGCCTTGCGCAAACGCTTCTGCCGCAGCTTTGACTTTGAATTGCAGGCCGCCGCCACCGACGACGGCATTGTCATTTCGCTGGGGCAGCCGCACAGCTTCCCGCTCGACTCGGTGTTCGGCTTTCTGCCCTCGCAGCAAGCCGAGGGCGTGCTGGTGCAGGCGCTGCTCGACGCGCCGATGTTCGAGATTCGCTGGCGGTGGAACAGCACGCGCTCGCTGATGGTGGCGCGTCGCAATGGCGGTAAAAAAGTGCCGCCGCATTTGGTGCGCATGCGCGCGGCCGACATGCTCAGCGTGGTGTTTCCGCAGGCACAGGCGTGCCAAGAAAATATTTCCGGTGATCGCGAGCTGCCAAATCACCCGTTGGTCTTCGAAACCGTGCGCGATTGCTTGGTCGAGGCCATGGATATCGCGGGGCTCACCGACATGTTAGCGCGCATGGAGCGCGGCGAAATCGCGGTAATGGGGCGCGATACGCTCGAGCCCTCGCCGCTATGCCACGAGCTGCTTAATGCCAATCCCTATGCGTTCTTAGACGATGCGCCGCTTGAAGAGCGCCGCACCCGCGCGGTCAGCTTGCGCCGCGGCTTGCCGGCGGACCTTGCCAACAACCTCGGCGCGCTGTCGCCCGAGGCGTTGGAAGCGGTTGGCGCGAGCCTGGTGCCATCTGTCCGAAATTCGGACGAGCTTCACGATTTGCTTTTGGGCGCGTGGATGCTGCCAGTCGCCGGCGTCATGGCCTTGTGGCAGCCGTGGCTCGCCGAGTTAGAGTCGCAAGGCCGCGCACGCCTGGTCCGCGACGGCTGGTTTGCCACCGAGCGCGTGCACGCGGCGGCGGCGCTTTGGCCCGAAGCGGCGATAACGCTGCCTAGCTGGCTTACGCCGATCGATCGCGAAACGGCCGTGCGGCACATTGTGGGCGCATGCCTGGACATTTCGTTGCCGCTTACCTGCGCCGACTTCGCCGCCGCTAGCGGGCTGGGGTATGCCGATGTCATGGGTGCGCTGCTCGCGCTCGAGTCAGACGGCGCGATCTTGCGTGGGCATTTTGCGGGCGAGGCGCCGACGCCGACCACCGCGCGTGACGCGCTCGCCAAACACGGCGATGACGACGAGCTGGCGCGTGTGCAATGGTGTCAGCGTCGCATTTTGGCGCGCCTGCATCAGCAAACCATCGCGACGCTGCGCCAACGCATCGAACCGGTAAGCGCCGCCGTGCTCATGCGTTTTCTAACCCAGTGGCATCGCGTGGCGCCAGGGCGCCAGCTGCATGGCCATACGGGCCTAGTCGAAATTATTTCGCAGCTACAAGGTTTTGAAACCGCGGCCGGCGCGTGGGAGCGCGACGTGCTGCCGGCGCGGCTCTTTGGCTACGATCCGGCGTGGCTTGATCGCATGTGCTTTGGCGGCGAGCTGGTGTGGTGCCGGCTCAATGCCAAGATGCGTCTTGCGGCAGATGATGAAGAGGAGCTAGACGAACCGGCTCCGGTTGAGTCGATAACAGACTTGCTGGCGGCCGACGCACGGGTGCTCGACGCGCCTCACACCGCCGAGTTTTTCCGCCGCTACGCCGCGCATACGCCCGCCGCCAAGATGGCCAGCGCGGGTGGTAAATTCGCGCCGACGCGCTCGGCACCGCTGGCGCTGCTGCTGCGGCGCGACGCCGAGCTCTTGCGCGGGCCCATGGCGACGCAGTTTGCTGAGGCGCCACTCGCCGAGCGCGGGCTGTCCGACGCGGCGCTTGCCATGCATGCCGCGCTCACCCAACGCGGCGCTGCCTTTTTGGTCGAGCTCTGCGACGCGACGCTGCTTTCACCGCAGCAAGCCGACCAGGCCCTGTGGGAATTGGTCTCGCAGGGCCTCGCCACCGCCGATGGCTTTGCTGGCCTGCGCATGCTAATACATCGCCGCCGCGGTGAAATTCGCTCGCATCTGGATGCGCCGGTCCCAAGTCCAGCCGCCGTCGCTGCCAGCTCAAAATGGCTTACCGCCGTCAAACGCGCCCGCACCCGCGATGCCGCCAGGCCAACCACCGCGCGCACCGCCCTGCCCGCCGCCGGTGGCCGTTGGTCGCTGCTGCCACCCGCGGTGCTCGCGCACGATAGCGTTGCCACGTGGGCACGCGTGCTACTCGCGCGCTACGGCGTGGTGTTTCGCGACTTGCTCGTTCGCGAGAGTGGCCTGCCGCCATGGCGCGACTTAGTGGTTGAGCTGCGCCGCCTCGAAGCGCGCGGCGAAATCATGGGCGGCCGCTTTGTTTCCGGCTTTGTCGGCGAACAGTTTGCGCTCCCCGAGGCCGTAGAAGAACTGCGCGGCCTGCGCGAGGCCCCACGCCGCGCCGAATTTGTAAAA containing:
- a CDS encoding NAD(P)H-binding protein, which gives rise to MTLNHKSPEYLNDALRSGGLIFVAGATGFVGRALVAELAARGRYVIAHIRPDSGHLDVWQTRLASLGERVAIDTTPWELAAMAAAMRRYRPRAVCFTIGTTRKAAGRAGIGGNIYQAVDVALCRLLAKATATAQAASRFVLLSSVGAGESRNAYLQARADMERAVREAGLPCTVFRPSVITGDRDEFRFGEAAAARVGDALLGAVGVFAPGVRARYRSISPAVLARQLADATDDTAPWRVVEAQALARG
- a CDS encoding DEAD/DEAH box helicase; the protein is MLAGFSPLVQSWFAQHFGTPTEAQAAAWPQILDGRDTLIAAPTGSGKTLAACMCALDALVAAPLLPTTTHVLYVSPLKALSNDVEKNLQRPLAELASLAIAQNVRFPDIKLGLRTGDTPAAERARMAKTPPHIWVTTPESLYILLTSEKGRAALAHVRTVIVDEIHVMLADKRGAHLALSLERLDRLVAQHGSARPQRIGLSATQRPLERVGRFLVGHGRALPAIIDSGHARAMDIAIDETNDELAAVASGEQLGRVYDRIAQLVQAHTTTLVFVNTRRMVERVARALEERLGEDQVVAHHGSMSRELRLAAEQRLKTGAVRCAVATASLELGIDVGAVDLVVQLGSPRAIATFLQRVGRSGHTRHGLPKGRMFALTRDQLIECAALVRGVRRGNLDELHMRHWPLDVLCQQITAMCANEELGEDELFTMVCQAAQFAALPREQFDAVLHMLAEGVSERRGRGGATIFRDRVNGRLRGRKGARLIAIQNGGAIPDNANYAVVTWPSEARVGEVDEDFAIDSSAGDVFQLGGTSWRIQRIENGRVLVEDAQGAPPSIPFWFGEAPARTRELSQEVSALRRELDVALQAGTPHEQIAAWLMDQASMSRTFAAQTVAYLAAGREALGAMPSDTLIIAERFFDEAGGMQLVIHSPLGGRINRAWGLALRKRFCRSFDFELQAAATDDGIVISLGQPHSFPLDSVFGFLPSQQAEGVLVQALLDAPMFEIRWRWNSTRSLMVARRNGGKKVPPHLVRMRAADMLSVVFPQAQACQENISGDRELPNHPLVFETVRDCLVEAMDIAGLTDMLARMERGEIAVMGRDTLEPSPLCHELLNANPYAFLDDAPLEERRTRAVSLRRGLPADLANNLGALSPEALEAVGASLVPSVRNSDELHDLLLGAWMLPVAGVMALWQPWLAELESQGRARLVRDGWFATERVHAAAALWPEAAITLPSWLTPIDRETAVRHIVGACLDISLPLTCADFAAASGLGYADVMGALLALESDGAILRGHFAGEAPTPTTARDALAKHGDDDELARVQWCQRRILARLHQQTIATLRQRIEPVSAAVLMRFLTQWHRVAPGRQLHGHTGLVEIISQLQGFETAAGAWERDVLPARLFGYDPAWLDRMCFGGELVWCRLNAKMRLAADDEEELDEPAPVESITDLLAADARVLDAPHTAEFFRRYAAHTPAAKMASAGGKFAPTRSAPLALLLRRDAELLRGPMATQFAEAPLAERGLSDAALAMHAALTQRGAAFLVELCDATLLSPQQADQALWELVSQGLATADGFAGLRMLIHRRRGEIRSHLDAPVPSPAAVAASSKWLTAVKRARTRDAARPTTARTALPAAGGRWSLLPPAVLAHDSVATWARVLLARYGVVFRDLLVRESGLPPWRDLVVELRRLEARGEIMGGRFVSGFVGEQFALPEAVEELRGLREAPRRAEFVKVAATDPLNLVGILSPGPKVPAVLGNAVLYRNGEPIASLERGEVVVRVAVPGVNIDAELNATEFYEAPPSDASVASNQLGLVP